Within the Triplophysa dalaica isolate WHDGS20190420 chromosome 2, ASM1584641v1, whole genome shotgun sequence genome, the region gtcatacaggaatgATGTCAGAAAACACATTgcaaaacattacataaaaatttTCTCTATCCCTCTAACATCCAATAATTTCTCTCACATTCCCATGTGACATGaccagatttatttaacaaggGATTGACGCAAACGGGTTACAGAACTAAAATGATGTAACTTCTGCTGTCACCCTTTCTGTCGTCAGAGATGTCTCCATGGTAACCCCCTCGCATCCGGAATGGGATACCACAGCCTTGACCGGGAGAGAAGGAAATTAAGGGTGCACGAAAAAACCCTGGTATCGAAACCACAACATTGCGCTGTTAACGCTcttagctacaggaaagctgaccATGATTTACACCTCCTCATGTCATgcctaacctgtatgactttctttcgtctgcaAAACtccaaagacattttgaagaatgttggtaactgaacaacactggtcccctttgacttccattagacacaaaacaacagagaaatTTCTGGAAACGTTAGGGTTTGTTAATATTCTGCAACTTGTTCTGGAGACCAGCTTTTCAAAACCTATTGAAGCCAATCATGTGTCAATGGGAAAACCCGATAAAAAGCTGTGTAGACACAAAGGCCCTGTCCCAAATGGCGCTCTCCGGTCTTGTGGACCTCCTCTGAGTCCACACTGGGTTATGTCAGGAAGTGCAGGGCAACAGGGTAGATGGAAGTGCATTTTGGGACAGACTTGAGGTCATCACACCGGAAAGAGCAAGCAGGGATTTCTAATCACTCTCGCGGTACTATGTTGTCATTCGCTGATCAGTCTGCGCAGTGCCGCGTGAAGTCGATCACACTTGTTGTCGCATTGTTCTTATTGTGATATGCAACCCGAGCATTACGCAATATATACTTATGTTTGTAATGAATTCATGTATCATGACGTAAATGCAAcagtttatgtatatttatgtatatgtatacaCTACTCTTCTGTAGTGTATACACTTCTTAATAAGCATATATGTGGTTATTTACTATTTCTCTATAATACAGAAGCTGTGTTGTTCAGCTTTAAAGAGCCCAGAGTCAACTTCAcataaatttacaaaacattgcTTATTACCTTAAGTAAGAAAATGCACtgcatttaaagtttttattcttGAATAGCTGGCTTAATAGAACATGAATAAACGATGTAAATTACTaagtaattaataaatgaatattgaatttgatcaaaatgtacatttaaaaatgtatccgtCATGTTGACGTAAATGTCTGACATCCATGAGACTCCTCCCTTCTGTTCTGTGATATGCCGCTCGCAAGGATTTCTGGGAAGGGGACTTCAGTGGAGTCTGCATCAATGCAGGTTTCGCAGAAGACGTCCtaaagcacaaaaaatatatgatacCCTAAAATACTTCCCAACTGAGGTTAATAGCTGAACAATAACAGAATTCTCCCCCTATGTCATGTTGTaattctctcttttttatttttttctaagtaTATCTTCtatgtattatattatgaaGTAACGTATGTTATGCAgccatgtttgtttgtaaatcttgataatttcaataaaaaaaaaaaaaaattcgtTCCAtaccgaaaaaaaaaaaaaggtttcgCCGAAGACCGCATCGAGGGCACAAAGGAGGCGCTCGCGAGCGGACTTCTGGGcgcttaaaagaaaaatgggacACCCTTGCGAACTCGTAGACTTGGCGAGCACGCGCAATTTAAGTTCACGAGACCGCAAGTCCACATGAAGTGCGCCGTTTGGGAGAGGGCCAAACTTGCTGGGAATAACGAATATGCACGCGCCAAAGACTAAATTCTTGGTAttattgaaaattaaaaacatgtgtTGAGAAGATGTTTTCCCGAGGACCGAAAGCAGAACCTATGAGGGGCGGAGCTTATTGTCTTAAGTTTGTGTTTCGGTACCCATCCAGACGTTTAGACAGCCCGCCACAGCATGTGTGTAGAAACTTTGGAATAATTGTAcattatgacaaaataaaatgctgtACTGGTGGCGGTGTCCAGTGAAAACTGGTTTAAATGCAAAAGAGTAATACAGAATAGgttttattagaaaaaagccTTGTCACTTGATTGTTTCCAGCATTACTAcagcattaaaatgattttttattgcgcatatgttgttctatgtTTGGGTTTGTTGAGGAAAGTCGGTGGAAATTTTCAATTGTAGCAGTTTCATTTGTTCGTTGATGCTGTATGTGTTATTATGTTAAACTACAATGTGGAAATACTTTCATTTACAAAACAGGTATCTGTTGTGCTTGGCAGAATGTTTTAAACTACACTGTAATAACACTTAAATGCAATTTTAGTCTCAGTCATACACCATTGTGTAAGTATGATCTAATTGGTTGTGACTGTAAGATGACGCATTAggtttcttgtaaatgtgtttcgTTACTCATAATAAAGTTCTCCCTACTCTGCTAACCataaaaactgaaatggtttccattacaaatacatatttgaaCCATCAGGTgcttaacattaaaataaaaattcctttATGTGGtgtgttttgggttttattCCGGTGGATatgaataatgttgttttattggcCCCAACATATTACCAGTAGAGAACCTCAGATAccattaaagtttaaaaaaatccactAAATACATTACACTGGTATTTTTAATTCGTTGTCTATACATTTGTTACTTAAATTATAATAGTTCAAGTACCGAGGTACTGCGCATGCGCAAACACTGTACGACGCTCAGTAGAACAAGTTGTATTTCCTTCGTTCATTCTACGGCATCTTGCAAATAtctgttttcttttgtatttcatcAAAGACGTACAAGCGTTTGCCCAGTTTGAATAATACCACAATAATGCACAAAAAGCTCTACCTTGACTCTCATGTTAAATGTGTTTACCGGCCGCTTCAGAGTCACGTGATTCTGTCACATGACGATACGGAAATCAAACTCACGTCACGAGTTGATTCTGTAAACATGCAGTAACCGGAGTCACGTTCGTGTATCACAGTAAAACTTCTCCATCAGTCACTCAGATATTTCTTGTGCTGTGAATGAATCTAAGTTTTTTAATGCCGACCGCTTCTTCTAGTGATTTTGATACGCTGACATGGCCGCAGTGGACCAGAATAAAGTCCCGAACCGCGATTCCCCCGGTGAGTGATCGATCGATATACTGCTATCAAAACAAAGCTCTTCCACTGATGATCGTAATGTGTTGCGTTGCTCTCTTGCATTGTAAATGAAGTTTTTATTCGCGTTCCTAATGTTGTGCAAATGACCTACAAGTAAAATATTagtaaataacatttttctacAAATAGTTGTAAAATAACCATTGTTTCATTTAGTAACCATATCTGTTgcttttattattcattttaattgatttttaattgtatgGTTTCACACTTATCACTATAGTATCTATAGTTTAACTGTGTTATGTGTAGTTAGACTGGTTATACAAATGGTAATATCGTGTTTAATACACTTGAATCGTAATACCATGCCTTCCTGTTCGGTTATCGTCAGTCATCATGCCTTTATATCCCAGAATTCAACATTATTACAGGCTTTCGCTTACTGCTTACATTGCATTACTTAGTTTCCTTCCTTTTTTAAATCCGGTTGAGTGAACATTATTCATCTAATCACACAATAATACATACACAGGCTTGCTTTTGTTTGAATGTACTCACAAAGCTCATGCATTCTTTTACAACCTGTAAACTTTGTTTAATCCTCTTCATGCACTGGATCTTTCATGCAGTACATGCagcacatttgttttgtttatttctaccCCAGCGGTGTTGAATTCTTTATTCTGACAGACGTTCTAATGTGTTGACATGTAATCAATTACTCATCAATACTGGTCGTGGTGGCAATGAAGTAGAGAGACTTAAATGATTGAGAATGCACATGTCTGAGATGTGCATGGCTTCTACTGTATGTCTTTTACTGTGGCTTGTGGCTTATTGCAGCAGGAGGGTGCGTTTGTGTAGATTTGTGCAATGCAGACATAGAAGGCAGACTGACTTCACCTGATGATATGCACGATTGGGTGATGTAGTGATACCATGATGATATTCATacctttgattatttttatgacTGCAAGAGCGTGTGAGGAGGCAATGCAGGCCAGTGCCAAAATATGATTACCTGATCAAATAGACATCCAGAATGTTTTCAATTTTGTATCAGTACGAACATCGTAAGCAGCTTGAGACGCCGCTCTTATCTCTGTCACGATTCCTATCACTGCATCAAAAGCATTTTCGTTTGATGACAAACTTAAGTTGTGTTTGTCTCGTTGTGTTTGAGGTACACATCTAGAAACGGAAGACAGGCTGACATACAGATATGATCAAAACAATgataattttgtttaaagagCGATAAAAGGACAAAACCGCACATGTTGGCTTTTCTCAGTCTCACTTTATAGAGTTCAATGTGGGTCGAACGGAAAAATGAGAAACATATAATGAGTGTAGGGTTCATTTATTCTGCTTGTCTATGAAGTATAAAGAAATCAGATTTTCCAGCCCGCCGACTTTGTCATCATTAATCTTATTTAAGTGCctcatttttgtatttcactttctACGGCCATCCAAATCAGGTGCTTTCTCTCCAGATTAAGATTTATGGCATTAATGAGGCATGAATAACAGCGTGAGCGTTCCACTGTTATCCAAAATCGGCTGTGATTGATCTAGTTTTAGTTCACCTAGAGATGTTTACCTGTTATATTTTAGGCCACTTTTTATCCATCAATGTTGAGGTAGAGCTTCTCTAACGTAATAATACAGAGCTGAGTCTTTGTGGTCAGTCAGGCTCACAATTACATATATGTGAGCTGCAGGAAAAAACACAGCTTTTATTTCATGAAGTTATGGTTGCGTTTGATGGAAGAAGTCATCATCTAGTTTTATCCCTTCACTTTTTAAAAGAGAGCGGGAATAAGTAGAAGCGAAGCATTGCTTGGTTGACAGTTTTTAACACGTATGCGGGATTTGCGTTGTTGGCAATgatagttttgttatttgagaaataaagacagaagGGGATTATGTTGCATTGTTTGAAGCCGAACAGCTTTCACCATCCTTTAGCTTTCATATCGTGTGAATTTTGTCTGACtcaaagtgaaacatttgtgtTCTCGAATCTGCATGTCATGTGTCAATGATGGTTACTGGATTGCATTGAACTTTATGTCAGCTACAGAAATGTCACGCATTGAATGAGTTCAAAGTTCAGACAAATTCAGCTTTGGCcctttttaaaggaacaattcacccaaaatgtaaaattctgtcatcgtttactcagtctgtagttgttccaaatctgtatacatttctttgtttggttgaacacagagaaagatatttggatgaatgcttgtaaccaaacagttcttggcaaccattgactaccatagtaggaagaatgacactggtagtcaaaagtgcctcagaattgtttgctttcctacactcttcaaaatgtcttcttttgtgttcaacagaactgaaatttataaagcaattctTCCTAATTATCAGTTTGGCTTAGAAACCCATTTACAATTTGATTCATCACGAGTTCTCcgttttcttttgcagaagagAATAGACTTCTGTTTCCGGTGAAACACTACGGATCAAATGACTGCAGGAGTGAATATGGCGACTCCATATCGAGTCCGGGCGCAGACGGCTGGATGGGCACTGACCCGGAAGAGGATGCGTTACGCAGGAAGTTAAAATATTTCTTCATGAGTCCCTGCCAGAAGTACCAAGCCAAAGGCAGAAAACCTTATAAATTAGTCCTTCAGATACTGAAGATTATTATAGTCACCGCTCAGGTAATTTCAGGCATTAGTCAAAATCAGATCTGTGTTGTTATGCAAGTTTTGTTATACAAGTAAagttttcagaaaaataaatattgtttcatgTTCTCATAAACATCCTTTGTTAGTGATAGTTAGATGATCATTGTTCCATTTTAAATCATGTTGCAGGCCCTAAAATGTTATCAAATAACTAACCAGTAACTTTGTgttctatattttttaataattttcccAGCAAAAAATGTTACtctttttttgtcaatattGTGTGCTATCGTCACGTGACATAAGAAAATTACGCAAGcctcttgttttctttctggCTGTCTGTAGCTGGTGCTTTTTGGTCTAAGCAATGAGATGGTGGTGACGTTTAAGGAGGAAAACACAGCCTCATTTAAACACCTGTTCCTCAAAGACTATGATGACTCAGACAACACGCTCGCGGTTTACAGGCAGAGTGATGTTTACGACCATATATTCTACACAATAGAACAGGTAATGTGTCATTTTGGGAAACACAAACACTATTATTTATATGATGTTTGGTTCATAATGATCCCGTTCCTTTAAGACAACTAGAGCTAGACTCATTCCTGTTGattctgttcattttttttctcagtaTCTGACTTTAACTGACACGACGGTGGGTCGATATGCGTATGTGTATGATGTCGGCGTGAATGGAAGCGCACTGTCTCTCTGTCAGCAGTATTATAAGAAGGGCCGGATCGACCCAGCAAACGACACTTTCAGCATTGATCCACATGTGGTCACAGGTGAAGCACCTGTTCCTGTTTCAAGGGTTGGTTTTAGTCAGATGTTTAGCCAGAGAAATAGAAAAAAGTGAGGCTCATTTCTTTAATGGgtgcacaaaataaaatgttttcagtttgaaaatacatttagtttgttTACTGTTTGTTAGTAATGatcaattgtttttataatgttattctTACTTCTTTCAGAGCGCTTAACTtctttttgatttattattcGATTCAGTTTTTTGTGTCTTAGTTCCTCATCAGATGATTTTACTATCACTTTctaatgcagttttttttattgttgtcttCTTATAACATTGTAAGCCACAGAGATTCAGCTGGgtacattttttctctttttgtctttctgtaGACTGTATTGGAGTGAACCCTTTGTCCACCCCCACAGCCCTGGGTCGGGATTACAGGAATATAACACTCAAGTTTCACAAGTATGTTAAATGggactttattttgaaatgtcgGTAGATCCTATAATAATTTAATGGTAATGTATCTTCCCAAGGCTCATAAATGTCACGATAACGTTCCAGCTGAAGGCTATAAACCTTCAGACAATCATACACAACGAAATTCCAGACTGTTACACTTTCTTCATCACAGTGAGTTTGCACACGAAACGCCCAAGAAATTGTCACTGTAAatctgcaatctgtaacttttttgtaaaaaaaagctcAAATCAGTTTTTGACCGAGTACATTTGCAGACAAAACTTCACCACAGTTCACAACATAATAGAAAATTATATAAAAGATATCTTGTCGCTGTCTGACTGAAAGCTCGGATCTCCaaagaaaagtaaagaaaaaacactcaCAACACATTTTTGGATTAATTAGATAAATGCAGTTGAAAAGCTCAATTTAATACTTATGTTTGCAATAAAAGCCAACAATATTGagcaaaacccacagacaaacaaaaatgataaacattagtaatgatttataaataaactaaaatcgTAAAAAATGAAGCTTCAGTCTGACAgcaaaaaatctttattttatgtgatattttattaagaaacatATATACTTAAGGttctattttcatttcagattcTACTGGATAACAAAGCCCACAGTGGTAAAGTAAAGATCAGTCTTGATAATAAAGCCTCCATAAAAGAATGTAGAGACCCAAGTGTGTCTGGACACGGTAAGACCTCCAAAGAAGATCAATTGTAGtagttaataaattaattaaatatgttgGGCAGTTTTACATCCAGTACTACATTGCTTGTGCGACCTTGAGCGTGTTGTCACTCCTCTCTCTTTTATTTCATGCAGCTGAAAGTTACGCTCGTGTGTGGTTTGACGTGATCATCGCTGTGGTGTGCATTCTCTCCCTCGTCCTCTGCAGTCGCTCCATCATCAGAGGGATCATTCTTCAAAACGTAAAATatcaaacacatacatttttattaaatgattttatgttatAGCACGCAAATAATATTTCCTTGTTCCCGGTATCTTCAGGAATTTGTGAAGTATTTTAAGAGCTCTCTGAAACGTGACGTCTGTTGGGGCGATCGGATGGAGTTTATTAACGGCTGGTATATTCTGCTCATCATCAGTGATGTGCTCACCATCACAGGCTCAATGATCAAGATCGGGATCGAACTGAAGGTAAGTCAGGCGCTGAAGACAGCATCATTACGTAAAGGCTAAAAttcactacaagacttttgctcatattttgcccagattttcagtctggccTTGTTGTTGAAAGTCTGAAAGTggatgatgtctagtttaaaaaaaatctgttctgatTTGAAAAGTCTTGTATTGTTTTCCAGCCATACATGaatgttaacaaaaaaacagaatggTATTAGGTGTGTTATCTTAtacattgtgtgttttaacataGAACCTCTCGTCCTACGATGAGTGCGGGATCCTCCTGGGAACCTCAACGTTATTGGTTTGGGTCGGAGTTATTCGCTACCTCACCTTCTTTCAGAAGTACAATGTGAGAGacgcacccacacacaaaccattaaacacacaaacacattcatgtaAATAACAGTTGTTGTATTTGTATTCCAAGTCTAAAAATGAGGGGGAAAACTTTGAATACACTTCTTCCTAAAAGACACTTACAAAAATCATagtttactcaacctcatgccATCCTAAATGTATATAACTTACTTTCTTCAGTCGAACATAACTATGCTTATTTAGGCCAGTCAAACGGTTAATCACATtcagaaaaaagtttgtgtttacataatatgtgtctgtgtactgtgcataatcattttgtatactgtatataaacacatacgTGTATTCATATTTAggaacatttataaagatttactCATATTTACCAATTaggtaaattacataaatgtttattaatttctatattttatatttttcttaaatatatacatgtacgtgtttataaatacaaaataatatgcacagtacacagtcCTATgttatgtgtaatattttttttaataaaaatatgcatcactttattatatataatataaagtcCCAACTTGTTAAAGCTGCAATCAGCACATACATCTAAATTTAGTCttcttaaatgaaacaaaacatttgtgagtaaacattcatattttttgcctatttgttcattttaaatcagagccctaaatatgtcaaaacttCAAATCTAATGCGTTTTTGTCTTGTGATGAAATATTGTATGACATCTAGTCACTGATTTTTGGAGCGGTATTAAAAGTGAGAGATTAACTGTAAGTAGGAAATACATGAAACtgaattttacaaaaatgttataaaaaaatttaGGTGAACTATTTAAACCACAATCAAATCAAGTCActgcaatatattttatttgtgagtGTTATTTTTAAGTTGGATGTTTGAGCTTTACTCTAAATCATGGCTTCTTAGATTCTCATCATCACTTTACGGGCTGCGTTCCCTAACGTGATCCGTTTCTGCTGCTGTGTGGCAGTCATCTACCTCGGATATTGCTTCTGCGGATGGATCGTTCTTGGACCCTACCATGTTAAAGTATGAACATATTCAAACGCACTATTTttctataataatattaatattggaAACATATCCAGTatactgataaaaatgaaatgttggcACGTGGAATTTATAATTgtctctttatttctctgttCCCTCAGTTTCGATCTCTCTCGCTGGTGTCTGAATGTCTGTTTTCTCTGATCAATGGAGATGACATGTTTGTGACGTTCAGTGACATGCAGGAGAGCAGTACTCTAGTGTGGGTCTTCAGTCAGGTGCGTTTATTTCACACGCTCACACAAAGGTGAAGCTACAGGATTCAGTGCATTAAACACGATGCTCTTCTCTTGTGCAGGTTTACCTTTACACGTTCATCTCACTGTTCATTTACATGGTGCTGTCGCTCTTTATCGCGCTTATCACTGGAGCGTATGAGACCATCAAGGTAAGAGTGAGATGAGATGCTTGCAAACACAACgttaagcttataataatgatttataagttgTCGTGTGAGATTTAACCGAAAATGTCAGTGTAAATGTTGCTCTCTAATGAAATAGATCTCGTTTATAAGTTGCTTTCAATCAAACGTTCa harbors:
- the mcoln1a gene encoding mucolipin-1a; its protein translation is MAAVDQNKVPNRDSPEENRLLFPVKHYGSNDCRSEYGDSISSPGADGWMGTDPEEDALRRKLKYFFMSPCQKYQAKGRKPYKLVLQILKIIIVTAQLVLFGLSNEMVVTFKEENTASFKHLFLKDYDDSDNTLAVYRQSDVYDHIFYTIEQYLTLTDTTVGRYAYVYDVGVNGSALSLCQQYYKKGRIDPANDTFSIDPHVVTDCIGVNPLSTPTALGRDYRNITLKFHKLINVTITFQLKAINLQTIIHNEIPDCYTFFITILLDNKAHSGKVKISLDNKASIKECRDPSVSGHAESYARVWFDVIIAVVCILSLVLCSRSIIRGIILQNEFVKYFKSSLKRDVCWGDRMEFINGWYILLIISDVLTITGSMIKIGIELKNLSSYDECGILLGTSTLLVWVGVIRYLTFFQKYNILIITLRAAFPNVIRFCCCVAVIYLGYCFCGWIVLGPYHVKFRSLSLVSECLFSLINGDDMFVTFSDMQESSTLVWVFSQVYLYTFISLFIYMVLSLFIALITGAYETIKHQTQEPIHITDMHAFIAECTDTPCSGKFRGIETSPCSFFCCCDRTTTYEDGLLVN